In Rhodothermales bacterium, the following are encoded in one genomic region:
- a CDS encoding TonB-dependent receptor: MNYHVKAAIWGMVIGGLFPLAFLAQAQIAPVKDNTVKPDSMRHYDLEEIVVSTPGSLPQETYTVQRIALRELERQNAVVVSDFVRSIPAAFIQTNSRGESLIYLRNAGERQVALFFNGASMNVPWDNRLHLDMIPAAMVGGITIAKGVPSILYGTNVLGGAINMTSRRLDGEGDETHVNAQYGSLEDIRIGVGHLYHKGPLHVGVSAGYTSRSGIPLADRSSVPFSQPDERLRTNTDRELINLFGHADYRFKNGIQTGLSLMHIEGQFGVAPESHLDPTSATVRFWRYPVWNNTMAIVNSTVPIGVATVLKGAFWAGQFGQTIDQFDSVDYRQVEAQQADVDQTAGMRLSMLRSFGAHQLTLAANGLTSTHEEITSERDETGRFVSENGTQLYRQHVFSAGAEWSFRLADPLMLIAGGSVDGIATPLTGDKPGRDPLVDYAMNAGLSYTLTPSWVLRASAGRKVRFPTMRELFGESLNRFLLNPNLRPESSIVSELGLATQQGAFHGEFAAFYYRVHDTIDQQTVDVDGRRLRQRINLDGSRVGGVEVAARYALNTFWTIEGHSALLRTRGIQDGETTRLTEKPDVLSALSLEYDTERGIAFMMQGEYTGRAYGRNEDNTLEALPRVLAIDARASYGFVLPGVTGRRGEVFIRGDNLTDASVLPQLGLPAPGRTVSAGVSLTL; encoded by the coding sequence ATGAATTACCATGTCAAGGCCGCCATATGGGGTATGGTGATCGGTGGGTTGTTTCCTCTCGCATTTCTGGCGCAGGCGCAGATTGCGCCCGTTAAAGACAATACAGTAAAGCCCGATAGCATGCGGCATTACGATCTCGAGGAGATCGTGGTCAGCACCCCTGGCTCGCTGCCTCAAGAAACGTATACCGTGCAGCGGATAGCCCTACGCGAGTTAGAACGGCAGAACGCCGTCGTCGTATCCGATTTCGTGCGCAGCATCCCGGCGGCATTTATCCAGACGAACTCGCGGGGCGAGTCGCTGATTTACCTGCGTAATGCCGGCGAGCGCCAGGTGGCGCTTTTTTTTAACGGCGCATCGATGAATGTGCCCTGGGATAATCGGCTGCATCTGGATATGATTCCGGCGGCTATGGTCGGGGGCATTACTATCGCCAAAGGGGTCCCGTCGATTCTCTATGGCACGAACGTGCTCGGCGGGGCGATCAACATGACCTCGCGCCGACTTGACGGCGAGGGCGACGAGACCCATGTCAACGCCCAGTACGGGAGTCTGGAAGATATCCGGATCGGAGTCGGCCATCTGTACCACAAGGGTCCCCTGCATGTGGGCGTGTCCGCCGGCTACACATCGCGGAGCGGCATTCCGCTGGCCGATCGATCGAGTGTCCCCTTCAGCCAGCCGGATGAGCGGCTGCGTACCAATACGGACCGCGAGCTGATCAATCTCTTTGGTCATGCGGACTACCGGTTCAAGAACGGCATACAGACCGGCCTCTCGCTCATGCACATCGAAGGTCAGTTCGGCGTGGCGCCCGAGAGCCACCTCGATCCAACCTCTGCGACCGTACGTTTCTGGCGTTATCCGGTATGGAATAATACGATGGCGATCGTGAATTCGACCGTGCCGATAGGCGTCGCGACCGTCCTCAAGGGCGCCTTCTGGGCGGGACAATTCGGGCAGACGATCGATCAGTTCGACTCGGTCGATTACCGACAAGTGGAGGCGCAGCAGGCGGATGTGGACCAAACGGCCGGGATGAGACTGTCGATGCTGCGGAGTTTCGGCGCTCACCAGTTGACGCTGGCGGCCAATGGCCTCACCTCTACGCACGAGGAAATCACCTCTGAACGTGACGAAACGGGGCGTTTTGTCTCCGAGAATGGGACCCAGCTGTATCGGCAACACGTTTTCAGCGCCGGCGCCGAATGGTCGTTTCGGCTTGCCGATCCGCTGATGCTGATTGCCGGCGGGAGCGTGGACGGCATCGCGACACCGCTCACGGGCGACAAGCCGGGCCGCGATCCTCTGGTGGATTACGCGATGAATGCCGGCCTCTCCTACACCTTGACTCCCTCGTGGGTGCTGCGTGCATCGGCCGGCCGGAAGGTGCGTTTCCCGACGATGCGCGAGCTCTTTGGCGAGTCACTGAACCGGTTTCTGCTCAACCCGAACTTGCGTCCGGAGTCGTCGATTGTCAGCGAGCTGGGCCTGGCAACGCAGCAGGGGGCGTTTCATGGGGAGTTTGCGGCCTTTTATTACCGTGTCCACGACACCATCGATCAACAGACGGTGGACGTAGACGGCCGGCGACTGCGGCAGCGCATCAATCTAGACGGGAGCCGTGTTGGTGGGGTAGAGGTGGCTGCCCGGTATGCGTTGAACACGTTTTGGACGATCGAGGGGCACTCCGCTCTCCTGCGCACTCGCGGCATTCAAGACGGGGAAACGACCCGGCTGACCGAAAAACCGGATGTGCTGTCAGCCCTTTCTCTAGAGTACGATACGGAGCGGGGCATCGCGTTTATGATGCAGGGCGAATACACGGGCCGGGCGTACGGTCGGAATGAAGACAACACCCTCGAGGCCTTGCCGCGGGTGCTGGCCATCGATGCTCGTGCGAGTTACGGCTTTGTCCTCCCCGGCGTCACCGGCAGGCGCGGCGAGGTGTTCATCCGGGGCGACAACCTTACCGATGCAAGCGTCCTGCCCCAACTCGGTCTTCCGGCGCCAGGTCGAACCGTTTCGGCCGGCGTGTCGCTTACGCTCTGA
- a CDS encoding HDOD domain-containing protein: MIHAGPHDADQREQLLYDLELRFPPLSRTVSAISALLSNKSEAPSTERLIEIVKMDPVVVSSVLRRINSAYYGLQRHFDDISKAIVMIGFLEVSNIVLTSGYIGIRKSITSKAQSAVLENMIRASVGTGFYMRLIASRIQVQYTATAYTTGLLHSVGRLMLLYNNPDVYVELWRSNTQGFAPPAEMERKYLGIDHARLGAIAATHWRLPSPISELIESYLNPGHIEDVALRNLALSLKVSVGVSEQLCAYREGLVRAGETTDLIKPDFAFTYIPEVAVLAQACGMEAKDLELLIASNQQDAFQYIESMTQ, translated from the coding sequence ATGATACACGCTGGACCTCACGATGCCGACCAGCGGGAGCAGTTGCTTTACGACCTCGAGCTCCGCTTCCCGCCCTTGTCCCGCACGGTCTCCGCGATCTCGGCCCTGCTCTCCAACAAGAGCGAGGCGCCCAGTACCGAGCGCCTGATCGAAATCGTTAAGATGGACCCGGTCGTGGTGTCCTCTGTCCTGCGGCGCATTAATTCTGCCTATTATGGCCTGCAACGCCATTTCGACGACATCAGCAAGGCAATCGTGATGATCGGATTTCTCGAGGTGAGCAATATCGTGCTGACCTCGGGCTACATCGGCATCCGGAAAAGCATCACCTCGAAAGCCCAGTCGGCCGTGCTGGAGAACATGATCCGGGCGAGCGTGGGCACGGGCTTCTATATGCGTCTCATCGCGAGCCGGATCCAGGTGCAATACACCGCGACGGCCTACACGACGGGCCTGTTGCACAGCGTGGGCCGCCTGATGTTGCTCTACAATAACCCGGATGTCTATGTCGAACTCTGGCGATCGAACACACAGGGATTTGCGCCGCCGGCGGAGATGGAGCGGAAGTATCTGGGGATCGACCACGCCCGGTTGGGCGCCATCGCAGCGACGCACTGGCGGCTTCCGTCTCCGATTAGCGAATTGATCGAGTCCTACCTGAACCCCGGGCACATCGAAGACGTCGCCCTCCGCAATCTGGCGCTCAGCCTGAAGGTGAGCGTGGGCGTGTCCGAGCAGCTGTGCGCGTACCGAGAGGGTCTGGTTCGCGCCGGTGAAACCACGGACCTCATCAAGCCGGATTTTGCCTTCACCTATATTCCGGAGGTGGCCGTTCTGGCGCAGGCCTGTGGGATGGAGGCGAAAGATCTGGAGTTGCTGATCGCCTCGAATCAGCAGGACGCCTTCCAGTACATCGAGAGCATGACGCAGTAA
- a CDS encoding putative quinol monooxygenase: protein MIVRLVRLSLRPDALEAFQELFAASCDTIRQFPGCMRLELLEDVEAPAVRTTYSLWESVEALDAYRQSAYFKSVWRQTKPMFAAPAVAHSYRPVIAV, encoded by the coding sequence GTGATCGTTCGCCTGGTTCGATTGTCCCTTCGCCCTGATGCGCTGGAAGCGTTTCAGGAGTTGTTTGCCGCTTCGTGCGACACCATTCGCCAGTTTCCAGGGTGTATGCGCCTTGAATTACTCGAGGATGTCGAGGCGCCGGCTGTGCGCACGACCTATTCGCTCTGGGAAAGCGTCGAAGCCCTCGATGCCTATCGCCAGAGCGCGTACTTCAAATCGGTCTGGCGACAAACAAAGCCGATGTTCGCCGCGCCGGCCGTGGCGCACAGCTATCGTCCAGTGATTGCGGTGTGA
- a CDS encoding DUF2851 family protein, whose amino-acid sequence MCQSRTHQADAPYPTGPDTPFYVYHDADRLLEVHLHEPRTPARVPERLVHDIWAQQRFDRSACAVGDGRRLSVLHPGLLNGHGGPDFRDARIDLGEEAYRGDVEIHVFSGDWQAHGHQEDPAYNRTILHVTLFPDVFTGRLRRADGILLPELVVFPLLQTSLRGLLYDFHRLESGGLPCAPMWGRIDAYETIDWIAGLGRNRLTERKSELANAYLTRPETEALLHRRLFHALGAEPNGEAMEELASRLPLPLLRSLDTPLDAEALHLGVAGFLPVAADELARSDRPSSDAIVDLEQRFERINARLHLAPMARSRWQFFRLRPANFPTLRIAQAAALTAPNGWLYHDPIGRLTTAARSAQAMEALTELFESTPSAYWTTHFRFGKRSRGERSARIGRPRLESLVVNALAPAVLLVAEQQDDPVLEEAGMALLRRCKPERDRVTALFEALGTPKHALATQGMHALYRGYCRHARCLECAIGQRILGATPGG is encoded by the coding sequence ATGTGTCAATCCCGAACCCACCAGGCCGACGCCCCGTATCCGACCGGCCCCGACACTCCGTTTTACGTCTACCACGACGCCGACCGTCTCCTGGAAGTGCACTTGCATGAACCGCGCACGCCGGCCCGTGTCCCCGAACGCCTCGTGCACGACATCTGGGCGCAGCAACGGTTCGATAGAAGCGCCTGCGCTGTCGGCGACGGCCGGCGCCTGTCGGTGCTCCACCCAGGCCTCCTCAACGGGCACGGCGGGCCGGATTTCAGGGATGCCCGGATCGATCTCGGTGAGGAGGCCTACCGGGGAGACGTCGAAATCCACGTATTCTCGGGCGACTGGCAGGCGCACGGCCACCAGGAAGATCCGGCCTACAATCGCACAATCCTACACGTCACGCTTTTTCCGGATGTGTTTACCGGCCGGCTACGCCGGGCCGACGGCATCCTACTCCCTGAACTCGTAGTATTTCCACTCCTCCAGACCTCCCTCCGGGGCCTACTGTACGACTTCCACCGTTTGGAAAGTGGAGGGCTGCCGTGTGCGCCGATGTGGGGTCGGATCGATGCGTACGAGACGATCGACTGGATCGCCGGCCTGGGCCGAAACCGCCTCACCGAACGCAAGAGCGAACTCGCCAACGCCTACCTGACCCGCCCTGAAACCGAGGCGCTCCTGCACCGCCGCCTCTTTCATGCCCTCGGCGCCGAACCCAACGGCGAAGCGATGGAGGAACTGGCCTCACGGCTGCCTCTACCGCTCCTGCGTTCGCTCGACACCCCCCTCGATGCGGAAGCGTTACATCTGGGCGTGGCCGGCTTTCTCCCCGTCGCCGCCGACGAACTGGCGCGGTCCGACCGCCCGTCGTCGGACGCCATCGTCGACCTCGAACAGCGTTTCGAGCGGATCAACGCCCGGCTGCATCTCGCGCCAATGGCGCGCTCCCGGTGGCAGTTTTTCCGGTTGCGACCCGCCAACTTCCCCACACTGCGCATCGCCCAGGCCGCGGCGCTCACGGCGCCGAATGGATGGCTCTACCATGATCCCATTGGACGCCTGACGACGGCCGCACGGTCCGCGCAGGCGATGGAGGCACTGACCGAGCTATTCGAGTCTACGCCGTCTGCCTACTGGACCACCCATTTCAGATTCGGCAAACGGAGCCGAGGGGAGCGTTCGGCGCGCATCGGCCGGCCTCGGTTGGAGAGCCTCGTCGTCAATGCCCTCGCGCCGGCCGTGCTGCTGGTGGCAGAACAGCAGGACGACCCCGTGCTCGAGGAAGCCGGCATGGCCTTGCTTCGACGATGCAAGCCCGAGCGCGATCGGGTGACGGCCCTCTTCGAAGCCCTGGGGACGCCGAAACACGCCCTCGCCACGCAGGGAATGCATGCGCTCTACCGCGGCTATTGCCGGCACGCACGGTGCCTCGAATGCGCTATCGGACAACGCATTCTGGGCGCGACGCCGGGTGGCTGA
- the pyrF gene encoding orotidine-5'-phosphate decarboxylase produces the protein MTFSERLTQIQENKRSLLCIGLDPDIDRLPASIRDGRSSADAIVAFHAALIAATAPYACAYKINFAFFEAHGAAGWEALQQTRALLPPDTLAIADAKRGDIGNSAQFYARSVFETMDFDACTVSPYMGRDSVAPFLAYPGKAAIILARTSNAGGADLQELEAEGKKIYLHTALLARQWAEDLPGEAGLVVGATNAVPVHAIRSACPTLPFLIPGVGTQGGDPRKILDAAGHAYGLNLINSSRQILYASSGPDFADAAAREAAALRDHLREIQSP, from the coding sequence ATGACGTTTTCGGAAAGACTGACCCAGATTCAGGAAAACAAGCGTTCCCTCCTCTGCATCGGGCTCGATCCCGACATCGACCGTCTGCCGGCCTCCATACGCGACGGCCGCTCATCCGCCGACGCCATCGTGGCCTTCCACGCCGCCCTCATCGCCGCGACGGCCCCGTATGCCTGCGCCTACAAGATCAACTTCGCCTTCTTCGAGGCCCACGGCGCCGCCGGCTGGGAAGCCCTCCAGCAAACCCGTGCCCTCCTGCCTCCCGACACCCTAGCCATCGCCGACGCCAAACGGGGCGACATCGGCAATTCCGCTCAATTTTACGCCCGATCGGTGTTCGAAACCATGGACTTCGACGCCTGCACCGTGTCGCCCTACATGGGGCGGGACTCGGTGGCGCCGTTCCTCGCCTACCCGGGAAAGGCGGCCATCATCCTCGCCCGCACCTCGAATGCCGGCGGGGCCGACCTCCAGGAGCTCGAGGCGGAGGGCAAAAAAATCTACCTCCACACAGCGCTCCTCGCCCGGCAATGGGCCGAAGACCTGCCCGGTGAAGCCGGCCTCGTCGTGGGCGCCACGAATGCCGTGCCCGTACACGCGATACGGTCCGCCTGCCCCACACTCCCCTTCTTGATCCCCGGCGTCGGCACCCAGGGCGGCGACCCGCGCAAAATCCTCGACGCCGCGGGACACGCGTATGGGCTGAACCTGATCAACAGCAGCCGGCAGATCCTCTACGCCTCGTCGGGACCCGACTTCGCCGACGCCGCCGCGCGCGAGGCCGCGGCCCTGCGCGACCACCTCCGCGAGATCCAATCCCCCTGA